In the genome of Xanthocytophaga agilis, one region contains:
- a CDS encoding RidA family protein, giving the protein MQTDLITEMTPSQAFAKLGLSLPPAPLPLGVYKPYLIDGKYLYVSGHGPVQDDKSLIIGRIGQDMDIEQGKLAARQVGLTILSTITTHVGSLDKVKRVIKILGMVNCTSDFERHPYVINGCSELFAKIWGEENGIGVRSAVGMGTLPDNIPVEIEALFELA; this is encoded by the coding sequence ATGCAGACAGATTTAATAACAGAAATGACACCTTCCCAAGCCTTTGCTAAGCTTGGACTATCTCTTCCTCCGGCACCACTACCGTTAGGAGTTTACAAACCTTATCTTATTGATGGAAAATATCTGTATGTGTCCGGACATGGACCTGTGCAGGATGATAAAAGCCTGATTATCGGTCGTATAGGCCAAGATATGGATATTGAGCAAGGTAAATTAGCTGCCCGACAAGTTGGATTGACTATTCTTTCCACCATTACAACACATGTAGGTAGCCTGGATAAGGTAAAACGGGTAATTAAAATTTTAGGTATGGTAAACTGTACTTCTGATTTCGAACGCCACCCGTATGTAATCAACGGTTGTAGTGAGTTATTCGCTAAAATATGGGGAGAAGAAAATGGCATAGGTGTACGTAGTGCAGTAGGTATGGGTACCTTGCCTGATAATATTCCAGTAGAGATTGAAGCGTTATTCGAACTGGCTTAA
- a CDS encoding D-TA family PLP-dependent enzyme — MSNEPWYVIKDIDKLDSPALVVYPDRVKHNIAVLKDFVSDTNRLRPHVKTHKSIEVTQLLLEAGIHKFKCATIAEAEMLAIAGAKDILLAYQPTEPKMHRLIPLIQQYPTIHFSCLVDNTESARMISNLADISEIQVSVFIDVNVGMNRTGILPDQEAFNLFENLAGFSGTRPLGFHAYDGHIRETDLEVRKQLCAEALQPVLNICDQLEMKGYEKPVIVAGGSPTFPVHAVNERVECSPGTFVYWDKGYQSSFPEQPFLTATLVVTRVVSLPSPSHICVDLGHKSIAAENELNRRVYFLNAPDLKPVGQSEEHLVLEAGEGHFYQVGDVLYGLPYHVCPTCALYEKAYTIENGIQTDTWKTIARDRSIHY, encoded by the coding sequence ATGAGCAATGAACCATGGTATGTAATCAAGGATATTGACAAGCTGGATTCACCTGCATTGGTGGTATATCCTGATCGTGTAAAGCATAATATTGCTGTACTTAAAGATTTTGTTTCAGATACAAATCGTCTGAGACCGCATGTAAAAACGCATAAATCCATAGAAGTAACACAATTGCTTCTGGAAGCAGGTATACATAAGTTCAAATGTGCTACAATTGCTGAAGCTGAGATGCTGGCTATAGCTGGGGCAAAAGATATATTGTTGGCTTATCAACCGACAGAGCCTAAAATGCATCGGCTAATCCCTCTGATTCAACAATATCCCACTATTCACTTTAGTTGTCTGGTAGATAATACTGAGTCAGCCCGGATGATTTCAAATCTGGCGGATATTTCAGAAATCCAGGTATCTGTGTTTATTGATGTCAATGTTGGAATGAATCGGACAGGTATTTTACCTGATCAGGAAGCATTCAACCTATTTGAGAATTTAGCAGGTTTTTCAGGTACTAGACCACTGGGATTTCATGCATATGATGGACATATTCGTGAAACAGATCTTGAGGTAAGAAAACAATTATGTGCTGAGGCATTGCAACCTGTTTTGAATATATGTGATCAGCTTGAAATGAAAGGGTATGAAAAACCTGTGATCGTTGCAGGTGGAAGTCCGACATTTCCGGTTCATGCTGTAAATGAACGGGTCGAGTGTAGTCCTGGTACGTTTGTGTATTGGGATAAAGGATATCAGAGCTCGTTTCCTGAACAACCTTTTCTCACAGCTACCTTAGTTGTGACACGAGTAGTGTCTTTACCAAGTCCTTCTCATATTTGTGTGGATTTGGGACATAAATCTATTGCAGCTGAAAATGAACTTAACCGAAGAGTATATTTTCTTAATGCTCCTGATCTAAAACCTGTTGGGCAAAGTGAAGAACATTTAGTACTTGAAGCTGGTGAAGGACATTTTTATCAGGTAGGTGATGTCCTGTATGGACTACCTTATCATGTGTGTCCAACATGTGCTTTATATGAAAAAGCATATACAATCGAAAATGGAATACAGACTGATACCTGGAAAACAATAGCCCGTGATCGAAGTATTCATTATTAA
- a CDS encoding dipeptidase: MFTIDAHLDLSMNAMEWNRDIRQTVDTIRKREIGMSDKPDRAKATVSLPQLREGNVGLVVATQIARYVAPDNPLPGWNSPEQAWAQTQAQVAWYKAMEEEGQMVQIHNLESLEAHLKVWNGEGSTEKKPIGYILSLEGADSLVTVQHVERAYNYGLRAIGPAHYGPGRYAQGTDATGGLGTKGRELLKEMERLNIILDATHLCDDSFWEAMDHFHGAIWASHNNCRALVNHNRQFSDEQIKELIRREAVIGGALDAWMMVPGWVRGKSTPESTNCNLEVMIDHLDHICQLAGNALHIGIGSDLDGAFGKEQCPYDLETIADLQKIPDLLLKRGYTDTDIQNVMHGNWLRFLRRVWSK, from the coding sequence ATGTTTACAATAGATGCACACCTGGATTTGAGTATGAATGCCATGGAATGGAATAGAGATATCCGCCAGACAGTTGATACGATCCGGAAGCGAGAAATTGGTATGTCTGACAAGCCGGATCGGGCTAAGGCAACTGTATCGTTACCTCAATTACGGGAAGGAAATGTAGGATTAGTTGTAGCAACCCAGATTGCCCGATATGTTGCCCCTGACAATCCCCTTCCAGGTTGGAATTCTCCAGAACAAGCCTGGGCTCAGACCCAGGCTCAGGTTGCCTGGTATAAGGCTATGGAAGAGGAGGGACAAATGGTACAGATACATAATCTGGAATCACTGGAAGCACATTTGAAAGTTTGGAATGGAGAAGGAAGCACTGAAAAAAAGCCTATTGGGTATATTCTGAGCCTGGAAGGTGCTGATTCCCTTGTAACGGTTCAGCATGTGGAAAGAGCTTATAATTATGGACTTCGAGCCATCGGCCCCGCCCATTATGGACCAGGACGATATGCACAAGGAACGGATGCAACAGGAGGGCTTGGTACCAAGGGGCGTGAACTGCTCAAAGAAATGGAACGACTCAATATCATCCTGGATGCAACACATTTATGTGATGACAGTTTCTGGGAAGCTATGGATCATTTTCATGGAGCTATTTGGGCCAGTCACAATAACTGCAGGGCGTTGGTAAACCATAACCGACAATTCAGTGACGAACAGATTAAGGAGTTGATTCGCAGAGAGGCTGTAATTGGCGGTGCTTTAGATGCATGGATGATGGTACCTGGATGGGTGAGAGGAAAATCTACTCCTGAAAGTACAAATTGTAATCTGGAAGTGATGATTGACCATCTGGATCATATTTGTCAGTTGGCAGGAAATGCATTACATATTGGTATTGGTTCTGATTTAGATGGTGCATTTGGAAAGGAGCAATGTCCCTATGATCTGGAAACTATTGCAGATCTCCAAAAGATACCTGATTTATTGTTAAAAAGAGGTTATACTGATACGGATATTCAGAATGTGATGCACGGAAATTGGTTACGTTTTCTAAGGAGAGTATGGTCAAAATGA
- a CDS encoding GNAT family N-acetyltransferase, translating into MLTFDLAILEQTSIVKNLLLEVQKWLYARGLSQWNNAFSDYWIQTEILNQHFYIVTQGTTIVATFRLLTSDPAFWGEDDASALYLHTLAVARTAQGQSIGTQILDWVTAKAQSDNKSLFRLDCLANNPFLVNYYAKYGFQYVRKKWVQESEYILYEKTLS; encoded by the coding sequence GTGCTTACTTTTGATTTAGCTATCCTGGAACAAACATCGATTGTAAAGAATCTTTTATTGGAAGTGCAAAAATGGCTGTATGCCAGAGGATTGTCTCAATGGAATAATGCATTTTCCGATTACTGGATTCAGACAGAGATTTTGAATCAACATTTTTATATAGTAACACAAGGCACTACAATCGTAGCTACATTTCGTTTACTTACCAGTGACCCTGCTTTCTGGGGAGAAGACGATGCTTCTGCTTTATATTTACATACACTAGCAGTTGCAAGAACAGCTCAAGGTCAGAGTATAGGAACACAGATATTGGATTGGGTTACAGCTAAAGCCCAATCCGATAATAAATCTTTATTTCGATTGGATTGCTTAGCTAATAATCCGTTTTTAGTTAACTACTATGCAAAATATGGTTTTCAGTATGTACGCAAAAAATGGGTTCAGGAAAGTGAATATATATTGTATGAAAAAACTTTAAGTTAG
- a CDS encoding peptide MFS transporter has protein sequence MALSSSGVATATGKEKFTHPSGLYVLFFTEMWERFSYYGMRAILILFMVAGPAKGGMGLADAEAGAIYGIYTSAVYFLSLPGGWIADNFLGQKKSIWYGGIIIMIGHIILAIPGSDGIFFLGLATVAIGTGLLKPNISSVVGELYPEGGARRDAGFSIFYMGINLGGAIGMLTVGYLGEKIGWHYGFGAAAVGMLLGIIIFRIFSEQYLKEYGLLKKQVKSEEIQIEKKSSNSLITIVMAIVSVLFLAILQWAGYINIFTATGLAQSMGIIIVSIALFYFIFIFVAGGLTGIEKKRLFVMFILFLSAAIFWAGYEQGGSTLNTFSQRYTDRDIVGWEMPASWLQGLQSIYVIMFAPIFAAVWLFLNKRNMNPSAPVKFGVGLVVLGVGFLFMVFASQIVITGAKASALYLIVAYLFSVLGELCVSPVGLSFFTKLAPQRYVSQLMGIWFVATSLGTLIAGLAAGVFDEKNVANMPTNFMYIVYFTAGFGLIILLFSKQIKKWMGGVE, from the coding sequence ATGGCATTATCCTCATCGGGAGTAGCAACCGCCACCGGAAAAGAAAAATTTACACATCCATCCGGGCTCTATGTATTGTTCTTTACTGAAATGTGGGAGCGTTTCAGTTATTATGGTATGCGGGCGATTTTAATTTTATTTATGGTGGCAGGTCCTGCAAAAGGAGGAATGGGGTTGGCTGATGCTGAAGCTGGTGCTATTTATGGTATATATACATCTGCTGTATACTTTTTGTCCTTACCTGGAGGATGGATTGCCGATAATTTCCTGGGTCAGAAAAAATCTATCTGGTATGGGGGGATTATTATAATGATTGGACATATTATCCTTGCAATTCCGGGTAGTGATGGTATTTTCTTTTTGGGCTTAGCTACTGTGGCCATTGGAACTGGTTTATTGAAACCTAATATTAGTTCTGTAGTTGGCGAATTGTATCCAGAAGGTGGAGCTCGTCGTGATGCGGGTTTTTCTATATTTTATATGGGGATTAATCTAGGTGGAGCAATTGGTATGCTAACCGTAGGCTATCTTGGTGAAAAAATAGGATGGCATTATGGTTTTGGGGCTGCTGCAGTGGGTATGCTTCTTGGTATAATCATTTTCAGAATTTTCAGCGAACAATATCTGAAGGAGTACGGCTTATTAAAAAAACAGGTGAAGAGTGAAGAAATACAAATAGAGAAAAAGTCATCTAACTCCTTAATAACTATTGTAATGGCTATTGTTTCTGTGTTGTTTTTAGCTATTCTTCAGTGGGCTGGTTATATCAACATATTTACAGCTACAGGTCTGGCACAATCAATGGGTATAATTATCGTTTCAATTGCTTTATTTTATTTCATCTTTATCTTTGTTGCAGGGGGATTAACAGGTATTGAGAAAAAGAGATTGTTTGTGATGTTTATTTTGTTTCTTTCCGCAGCAATCTTTTGGGCTGGTTATGAACAAGGTGGCTCTACTTTGAATACATTTTCACAACGTTATACAGATAGAGATATAGTAGGATGGGAGATGCCTGCAAGTTGGTTACAGGGACTTCAATCAATCTATGTTATCATGTTTGCTCCTATTTTTGCTGCAGTTTGGTTGTTTCTAAACAAAAGAAATATGAATCCCTCCGCTCCTGTTAAATTTGGAGTTGGGCTGGTTGTTTTAGGTGTGGGATTCCTGTTCATGGTTTTTGCTTCTCAAATTGTTATTACAGGTGCAAAAGCTTCTGCTTTATATTTGATTGTAGCTTATTTATTCTCAGTATTAGGTGAGTTATGTGTAAGTCCTGTTGGATTAAGTTTCTTTACCAAACTTGCTCCTCAAAGGTATGTTAGTCAATTAATGGGTATTTGGTTTGTGGCGACATCTTTAGGAACATTGATTGCTGGATTGGCTGCAGGCGTATTTGATGAGAAAAACGTAGCAAATATGCCAACTAATTTTATGTATATTGTCTATTTTACTGCTGGTTTTGGATTAATTATACTGCTCTTTTCTAAACAAATCAAAAAATGGATGGGAGGGGTTGAGTAA
- a CDS encoding ADP-ribosylglycohydrolase family protein produces MKHINFQDILLGVAIGDAFGAGIEFMDRDWIRNNVDFSRFVNARYRIPATANEPDIFTRNYTAWDYTDDTEMTLGVIHALLSHKEFTQDLLITYWTNEYLKGVKQKGYGRNGHGSMRWVYSGEKTIREVRDFQRNTNYPGNAPVMRAIPLGLVPENKINSFAIINANATHPHSKARVASILIARATYYLLVKQGTSAELILYCWEHVKGLDRETDFLLQDLNNLPGPEQLLEEQYQILCGPQPIQPPRFLPGIKGVPSDAMLTAGCILYILKYAQNTFDGLKLAINLGGDVDSVASVCTGILAGKYGLSTLPEFMIANVEGKAMIESLAADWETCFGM; encoded by the coding sequence ATGAAGCATATTAATTTTCAAGATATTTTATTGGGTGTTGCCATTGGCGATGCGTTTGGTGCGGGTATTGAATTTATGGACAGGGATTGGATCAGAAATAATGTTGATTTCTCCAGATTTGTGAATGCCCGTTATCGTATACCTGCGACTGCTAACGAACCTGATATTTTTACCCGAAATTACACAGCGTGGGATTATACAGATGATACAGAAATGACATTAGGAGTAATTCATGCTCTGCTGTCTCATAAAGAGTTTACTCAGGATTTGTTGATAACTTATTGGACAAATGAATATTTGAAAGGTGTAAAGCAAAAAGGATATGGACGTAATGGTCATGGTTCTATGCGATGGGTATACAGTGGAGAGAAAACAATACGTGAAGTGAGAGATTTTCAACGAAATACAAACTACCCGGGTAATGCACCTGTTATGCGTGCTATTCCATTGGGATTAGTACCAGAAAATAAAATTAACTCGTTTGCTATCATCAATGCAAATGCCACTCATCCTCATTCCAAAGCTAGAGTTGCAAGTATTTTGATAGCTCGTGCTACATATTATCTTCTTGTAAAGCAAGGTACCTCTGCAGAATTAATACTCTATTGCTGGGAACATGTCAAAGGGTTAGATAGAGAAACAGATTTCTTATTACAAGATCTCAATAATCTACCAGGTCCTGAGCAATTATTGGAAGAACAATATCAAATTCTTTGTGGTCCTCAACCTATTCAGCCACCTCGGTTTCTTCCAGGTATCAAAGGTGTTCCTTCAGATGCAATGTTAACGGCAGGTTGTATTTTGTATATACTAAAATATGCCCAAAATACTTTTGATGGGTTAAAGCTTGCAATTAACCTCGGTGGAGATGTCGATTCGGTAGCTTCTGTTTGTACTGGTATTCTGGCTGGCAAATATGGACTGAGCACTTTACCTGAATTTATGATCGCCAATGTGGAGGGAAAAGCTATGATAGAATCACTGGCAGCTGACTGGGAAACTTGTTTTGGAATGTAG
- the groL gene encoding chaperonin GroEL (60 kDa chaperone family; promotes refolding of misfolded polypeptides especially under stressful conditions; forms two stacked rings of heptamers to form a barrel-shaped 14mer; ends can be capped by GroES; misfolded proteins enter the barrel where they are refolded when GroES binds): MAAKRIFFNTDARDRLKKGVDTLADAVKVTLGPKGRNVIIDKKFGAPSITKDGVSVAKEIELKDPIENMGAQLVKEVASKTADSAGDGTTTATVLAQAIFNAGIKNVAAGANPMDLKRGIDKAVAAVVAQLKEQSKAINDNKEIAQVATISANNDAEIGNMIADAMNKVGKDGVITIEEARGTETEVKTVEGMQFDRGYLSPYFVTNTEKMEVELEKPFILITEKKISSMKEILPVLEGVAQSGRPLLIIAEDVDGEALATLVVNKIRGILRIAAVKAPGFGDRRKAMLEDIAILTNGTVISEERGYKLENATLEYLGQAEKIVIDKDNTTIVGGKGEKEAIEARVNQIKAQIEVTTSDYDKEKLQERLAKLSGGVAILYIGAATEVEMKEKKDRVDDALHATRAAVQEGIVTGGGVALIRAIAALDKVNTINEDEITGVNIVRLALESPLRTIVFNAGGEGSVVVQKVREGQADFGYNAREDKYENLIAAGIVDPTKVTRLALENAASIAALLLTTECVVAEEPEKEKAGMPPMDGGMGGMM, encoded by the coding sequence ATGGCTGCTAAACGTATATTTTTTAACACTGACGCAAGAGATCGTTTGAAAAAAGGGGTAGATACTCTGGCTGATGCAGTAAAAGTAACCCTGGGTCCAAAAGGACGTAATGTTATTATTGATAAAAAATTTGGTGCACCTTCTATCACTAAAGATGGTGTAAGTGTTGCAAAAGAAATCGAACTGAAAGATCCTATCGAAAATATGGGTGCACAGTTGGTTAAAGAAGTTGCTTCTAAAACTGCTGATTCAGCAGGTGACGGAACAACAACTGCCACTGTTCTTGCACAGGCAATTTTCAATGCTGGTATTAAAAACGTAGCAGCTGGTGCAAATCCAATGGATTTGAAGCGTGGTATTGACAAAGCAGTAGCTGCTGTTGTTGCTCAATTGAAAGAACAATCTAAGGCTATTAACGATAACAAAGAAATTGCTCAGGTAGCTACGATCTCTGCAAACAATGATGCCGAAATCGGTAACATGATTGCAGATGCGATGAATAAAGTAGGTAAAGACGGTGTAATCACTATTGAAGAAGCTCGCGGTACTGAAACCGAAGTAAAAACAGTAGAAGGTATGCAGTTTGACCGTGGTTATCTATCTCCATACTTTGTGACGAACACAGAGAAAATGGAAGTTGAACTGGAAAAGCCATTTATCCTGATCACTGAGAAGAAAATCTCTTCAATGAAAGAAATTCTTCCTGTTCTGGAAGGTGTTGCACAAAGTGGTCGTCCATTATTGATCATTGCTGAAGATGTTGACGGTGAAGCTCTTGCTACATTGGTAGTAAATAAAATTCGCGGAATCTTACGTATTGCAGCAGTAAAAGCTCCAGGATTCGGAGACCGTCGTAAAGCAATGCTGGAAGATATCGCAATCCTGACAAATGGTACAGTAATTTCTGAAGAGCGTGGATACAAACTGGAAAACGCTACTCTGGAATATCTGGGTCAGGCAGAAAAAATCGTTATTGACAAAGACAACACTACCATCGTTGGTGGAAAAGGTGAAAAAGAAGCGATTGAAGCACGGGTAAACCAAATCAAAGCTCAAATCGAAGTTACTACTTCTGATTACGACAAAGAAAAATTACAAGAGCGTTTAGCTAAACTTTCTGGTGGCGTAGCTATTCTGTACATTGGTGCTGCTACAGAAGTAGAGATGAAAGAGAAGAAAGATCGTGTAGATGATGCTCTTCACGCAACTCGTGCTGCTGTACAAGAAGGTATCGTTACAGGTGGTGGTGTAGCTTTAATCCGTGCAATTGCTGCTCTGGATAAAGTAAACACTATTAATGAAGATGAAATAACAGGTGTGAACATTGTTCGTCTGGCTCTTGAGTCTCCATTACGTACAATTGTTTTCAACGCTGGTGGTGAAGGTTCTGTTGTTGTTCAGAAAGTTCGCGAAGGACAAGCTGACTTCGGATACAATGCTCGTGAAGATAAATACGAAAATCTGATCGCTGCAGGTATCGTTGACCCAACTAAAGTTACTCGTCTGGCATTGGAAAACGCAGCTTCTATTGCAGCTCTATTGCTCACAACTGAGTGTGTAGTTGCAGAAGAACCTGAGAAAGAAAAAGCTGGAATGCCTCCAATGGATGGTGGCATGGGCGGCATGATGTAA
- a CDS encoding co-chaperone GroES: MANVNVKPLADRVLVEPAAAEEKTASGIIIPDTAKEKPQKGTIVAVGNGKKDEPLTVKVGDTVLYGKYAGTEITVEGKDYLIMRESDIFAVI; the protein is encoded by the coding sequence ATGGCTAACGTTAACGTAAAACCGCTTGCAGACCGTGTTCTGGTTGAACCGGCTGCCGCTGAGGAAAAAACAGCTTCTGGTATTATCATTCCTGACACTGCGAAAGAAAAGCCACAAAAAGGTACCATTGTAGCCGTAGGAAACGGTAAAAAAGATGAGCCTCTGACTGTAAAAGTAGGCGATACGGTTCTATACGGTAAATATGCTGGTACTGAAATTACCGTTGAAGGCAAAGACTACCTGATCATGCGTGAGTCTGACATCTTTGCAGTTATCTAA
- the secG gene encoding preprotein translocase subunit SecG — MFWVIIGIIVLLSVLLAAVILLQNPKGGLASGVAASQLMGVKRTSDLLERLTWGFAIAIMALVLSTAFVAPTSQATNEDGTVNIKRNRTKSAPAIQQPAPAAQPATQDTAKP, encoded by the coding sequence ATGTTCTGGGTTATTATTGGTATCATTGTTCTTCTTTCTGTATTATTAGCAGCAGTTATCTTATTACAAAATCCTAAAGGTGGTTTGGCATCTGGTGTAGCTGCAAGTCAGCTAATGGGTGTAAAACGCACATCTGATTTGTTAGAAAGATTAACATGGGGCTTTGCAATTGCAATCATGGCACTGGTTCTTTCTACAGCATTTGTTGCTCCTACAAGTCAGGCTACCAATGAAGATGGAACTGTGAATATTAAAAGAAATCGTACAAAATCAGCTCCTGCTATTCAGCAACCTGCACCTGCGGCACAACCAGCAACTCAGGATACAGCAAAACCATAA
- a CDS encoding tetratricopeptide repeat protein — MNKDTFLRLVQNPHSISDDDLEKLEDVTKIFPYCSLAYMLIAQGHFEHASMLASQKLRQAATYALDRETLKNLLIGEDFLEKSEKQKETSTVLVDTNKPESQEKTTPELDALMSESSRVYMHDQLLEPVIKTRQDDRFKILDSTDEETPALQLGRLNEDEAVVERFSQRLKKSVQRDIIDSFIKSEPRISTLNLGEKDAFTDRDLSEKSTRPPEIISENLANILIKQGKIDKAIEMYEKLSLKFPQKKSYFASRIEDLKNL, encoded by the coding sequence GTGAATAAAGATACCTTTTTACGATTAGTACAAAATCCGCATAGTATTTCAGATGATGATCTGGAAAAACTGGAAGATGTAACCAAAATTTTTCCATATTGTTCACTGGCATATATGCTTATAGCTCAAGGTCATTTTGAGCATGCTAGTATGTTAGCTTCACAAAAATTGCGACAAGCAGCAACCTATGCACTGGATCGTGAAACACTCAAAAACCTTTTAATTGGTGAAGACTTTCTTGAGAAATCAGAAAAACAAAAAGAAACATCAACGGTATTAGTTGATACAAACAAGCCAGAATCTCAGGAAAAAACTACTCCAGAGTTAGATGCATTGATGAGTGAATCATCACGTGTATACATGCATGATCAACTTCTGGAGCCAGTGATCAAAACCCGTCAGGATGATCGTTTCAAAATTCTTGATTCAACAGATGAAGAAACACCTGCATTACAATTAGGGCGTCTGAATGAAGATGAAGCTGTTGTTGAACGGTTTAGTCAGCGATTAAAGAAAAGTGTGCAACGAGATATTATAGACAGCTTCATAAAATCCGAACCTCGTATCTCTACACTTAATTTAGGCGAAAAAGATGCGTTTACAGACCGTGACTTATCAGAAAAAAGTACACGTCCACCAGAGATTATTAGTGAAAACTTAGCTAATATTCTTATCAAACAAGGCAAAATTGACAAGGCAATTGAAATGTACGAAAAATTAAGCTTGAAATTTCCACAAAAAAAATCGTACTTTGCATCCCGAATTGAAGATTTGAAAAATTTATAG
- a CDS encoding LptE family protein — translation MTTLILVPLNGCKIYSFSGTTMDFSKVKTISINVFYNNAGNGPANMAQTFTERMRDYYQNNTPLKIVTTTSDLHIEGSIVGYEVTPVAPTGNQGTQVQASLQRLTMRVQVKYVNNQDEEQNFDQQFSAYEDFAQGTSLSQVESSLITTISDRIVYDVFNKSVANW, via the coding sequence TTGACAACTCTTATTCTGGTTCCATTAAATGGATGTAAAATCTATTCATTTTCAGGAACTACAATGGATTTTTCTAAAGTCAAAACAATCTCTATTAATGTCTTTTATAATAATGCAGGCAATGGGCCAGCAAATATGGCACAAACCTTCACAGAAAGAATGCGCGATTATTATCAGAATAATACGCCATTAAAAATAGTTACTACAACCAGCGATTTGCATATCGAAGGTTCTATTGTTGGATATGAAGTAACTCCTGTTGCACCAACCGGAAATCAGGGAACTCAGGTACAAGCTTCATTGCAACGTTTGACAATGCGTGTACAGGTGAAATACGTCAATAATCAGGATGAAGAACAAAACTTTGATCAGCAATTTTCAGCCTATGAAGATTTCGCTCAGGGTACATCTTTATCACAGGTAGAAAGTAGTCTAATCACTACTATCTCTGATAGAATTGTATATGATGTATTTAATAAGTCTGTAGCAAACTGGTAA
- a CDS encoding sigma-54 interaction domain-containing protein has translation MASIDILSIKQRFGIIGNSPLLNVAIEKAALAAPTDMTVLITGESGSGKESFSKIIHQLSSRKHNQFIAINCGAIPEGTIDSELFGHEKGAFTGAVDSRKGYFETVNGGTIFLDEIGEMPLGTQARLLRVLENGDFIRVGSSKVQKTDVRVVAATNVNLLKAVEKGSFREDLYYRLNTIPIFVPPLRERGTDIVLLFRKFASDFAERYRVKPVSLTEDASLLLQQYRFPGNIRQLKNLVEQISVLEIERDINSEKLRTYIPQEQGSSVPTLFKGTEGQNFTERELLYKVLFDLKRDVTELKKLFYDTVSGGNVNREVIKQHADLFRDIEEEPEFATSTPTPKPIYLDSGNEEDDAIELARIEDISHETEDDSLDLEKKEKEMIIKALRKNRNKRKYAAKDLNISERTLYRKIKQYHIE, from the coding sequence ATGGCATCTATAGATATTCTAAGTATAAAACAGAGATTTGGTATTATAGGTAATTCTCCCCTGTTAAATGTAGCGATTGAGAAAGCGGCACTAGCAGCTCCAACAGACATGACAGTACTTATTACAGGGGAAAGTGGCAGTGGAAAAGAATCTTTTTCTAAAATCATTCATCAACTTAGCAGTCGTAAACATAACCAGTTTATAGCCATTAACTGCGGTGCTATACCGGAAGGCACTATAGATTCAGAACTGTTTGGGCATGAAAAAGGAGCCTTTACAGGTGCTGTAGATTCGCGCAAAGGATACTTTGAAACAGTAAATGGAGGTACAATCTTTCTAGATGAAATAGGAGAAATGCCTCTTGGTACCCAAGCCCGTTTGTTGAGGGTGCTTGAAAATGGAGACTTTATTCGCGTTGGTTCGTCTAAGGTACAGAAAACAGATGTTCGGGTAGTTGCAGCAACCAATGTTAATCTGCTTAAAGCTGTAGAAAAAGGTTCCTTCAGAGAAGATCTATATTATCGTCTGAATACAATTCCAATATTTGTTCCACCTTTACGTGAACGTGGAACTGATATCGTGCTTCTATTCAGGAAGTTTGCCTCAGATTTTGCAGAAAGATACCGGGTTAAACCCGTTTCGCTCACTGAAGATGCATCACTGCTGCTTCAACAGTATCGCTTTCCGGGTAATATTCGTCAATTAAAAAATCTTGTAGAGCAAATCTCTGTACTGGAAATTGAACGGGATATTAATTCTGAAAAATTACGCACTTATATTCCTCAGGAGCAAGGTTCATCAGTTCCAACCTTATTTAAAGGAACCGAAGGACAAAATTTTACAGAAAGAGAACTTTTATACAAAGTATTATTTGATCTCAAACGAGATGTTACAGAATTAAAAAAGTTGTTCTATGACACTGTTTCTGGTGGAAATGTAAACCGGGAGGTTATAAAACAACATGCTGATCTGTTTCGGGATATTGAAGAGGAACCTGAATTTGCAACTTCTACACCTACTCCCAAACCCATTTACCTGGATTCTGGTAATGAAGAGGATGATGCAATTGAATTAGCGCGGATCGAAGACATTTCGCATGAGACGGAAGACGACTCTCTGGATCTTGAGAAAAAGGAAAAAGAGATGATTATTAAAGCACTCCGAAAAAACAGAAATAAACGAAAATATGCGGCCAAAGATTTGAATATTTCAGAACGAACGCTTTATCGAAAAATCAAACAATACCATATCGAATAA